Genomic DNA from Alkalihalobacterium alkalinitrilicum:
ATTGGTTGTAATGATTTAGAGTTCTTTTTTTCTGTTTTTTGGACAGTTTCGATCTTTATAATTATCCCATTGGTCATTCCTATTTTTGTTATGTCATACTTATTGTTTAAAAATTGAAATTGTAGTAAAATTATAATCATAAAAATATTGTGATAGATTTATAAAAATATAACAAAGTTAAGCTGAAGTCACCCTGTTCTTCGTAAAATTCGTACAACTAAAAGTGCATACACCTTTAGTTTGAAATTGTTATCGACGAGAACGGACGTCTTCCGCTTTTCACTAGGGGAGGAAAAAAGGTTGACGCATTCTGAATATGAGGTTGTTGTTGAGACCAAACACAGTCATTTAAATAATGTCGAACTTCTTGGGTATATGGATGAAGCTCGTTTTGATTGGTATATGTATTGTATTTCGCTTGGTGTTGAAGCACTTGTTGTTCATATGAGTACTGATTTTAAGAAAGAAGTGTTCAATCATGATAAAATATTAATTCGGACTTGGATTGAACGAGTCGGAAATACGAGCATCGCATTGCAGCAAAAAGTAGTAAGTGAACAAAACGCTCATATTGCATCTGCACAAGTTATATTAGCAACAGTGGATAGACAAACGAGACAAAAAGTTACTGTTCCACAAGAAGTTCGTGATTTACTTGTGCAACAAGGGGTTTTGGATTTAAACCTTTTAAAGCTTAATAGTAGTTTTAGTTCATAGTAGATATAGTCTCAGGAAACGAGCCAAAAGCAGGAGTGTTAAAATTTTTTAATTGTTCAGGGCAATGTTTTAGCAATCTTGGGCTTCCGAATGGGAGTCCTTTTTGTATGTTTTCGAGTTGATCGATACTATGATTTTTAAAATAATACAAAAATTTAACAAAAATAAAATTTCATTTTTGTTAAAAGATGGTACAATTATTTTTAAAAAACAGGAAATTATTTCCTGTAAATCGATAAGGAGTACTAGCGATGTGGATAAAAACTTTTAAGATCTTATTGTATGTTGGCATTATGTTTTTGGTAGGTTATTATTATGGTGCTTTGACGAAAGGTACTGTATTTGATAACTTTTTCATAATGCTGCTTTCTTTTTTTATTTTGATATTTGTATTTGAATGGTTATGGAGTCTTTTGAAACGGAAAGATCATTCAGAAAAAAATAACCCAGATGAAGAGAATGAACAGTATATGGCTGAGGTTCAACAAGCCGTTAAAAAAGAGTGGACCATTCCCTATCGAAATCATATTATTCTAGTAAAAAATGAAATGAACAAAGAGCAATTGTATATTAATGAAAAGTTAGTGGACGAAAGTGTACGTAAACGTTGGTACGAATGGTTGTGGTCGTATCATCGATTAAACGGGACACTAGAGGACAATGGCAATCAAAAGAAGATCAAAGTAAAAATTGGCGGTGTGAAAAACTTAGTATGTAAAGTTTTCGTTGATGACGAACTAATATTAAAAGATAAACTAAAGTTTAATCTATTTATGGAGAAAATCGAGAGCGACGAGAAAAATGAAAATAATAATCTGAAATCGTAGAGTAGATCGTCTTAAGGACGGTCTATTTACGTTTACACAAAATAATTTAAATGATAATAAAAATATCGCCGATTCCATTTTAACTGACGATTCAAATTTTTATCCCGATTAACTGGCGCTAAGACTCCCACTTCAAGGCTTTGAGGCAACAAGAAAGACTAAGTGGGAGATAAGCGCCAGTAACAACTAAATGAACACAGACTAAATGCCCACGTCCTGTAGCAACGTATGTGTGACCCACATCGTGTAGGCCTCAACCATCAGTGGGGGATGAAAGAACCCCCACTGAATGAAGTTTCACTTAATGTATTGGACTGTACGGCTCAACTTTTCACATGCGAATATTAAAAAGAATTGAGGGTTTGCAATGAAAAAAACGACGATATATAAGACTGCGATAGGGAAAAAAAGAATACTTGACTCTTATGAAGATTACTTAAAAACCCTTCCTGTTGATTTTGATAGATGTTATGTTCAAACACGGTTCGGAACAACACATACTTTAATCACTGGCCCTACTGATGGTAAGCCTGTTTTTATTTTTCAAGGTGGAAATTGTATTAATCCGATGACTTTATCGTGGTTTGCTGACATATGGAAAAGTTATAGAATTTATGCTCCTGATACAATTGGACACCCTGGATATAGTGATGAAACCCGAATTTCAGCGAGTGATAATAGCTTTGCATTATGGATTTCTGATTTAATGGAAGAGTTTAAAATTCAAAAGAGTGCATTTATTGGCCCTTCTTATGGTGCTGGTATTATTTTGCGTCTTGCTACATTTTTACCTGAAAAAAGTAGCTTGTTCAATATTAGTGGCATGCGAGTCTTATGACATGGGGCATTTTCCTTCAACCGAAAGACTTGGCCAAATAAATGCTGATATTATAAAGTTTTTAAATACTCACTATTAATAGGGCGAGTTCCTCTCCAAGGGTAAAAGTGGAGGAGCTGGCCCCTTTTTTTATTGAAATTTATCTAATCGAGAGAAAAATTGTTTCACAAACTCATAAAATACTTTTTCAGTAGGAGCGAGGTCTCGATTTTTAGGGGTAATAATACCGACAGTCCGTTTAACTTCAGGTGATGAAATGGAGATTTTTACAGTTAACCTCGATTCCCTATCGTAAAAAGTACCATCGGGTAGGAGGCTAACACCGATACCTGCTGAGACAAGTCCTTTAATTGCATCCATATCCTCTCCCTCTGCCGTTATGGTAGGGGTGAAACCTGCCCTTTTGCAAGCATCGATTGCGATATCATGTAAAATATATCCTTTTGGATAAAGGACGAAATTGTCGGATCGTAAATCGCTTAGGTGTACGTTTTTCTGATCAGCGAGTCGATGATTGGCAGGGACGATTAGAGAAATACTTTCAGAAAATAAAATATCTGAAGAAATTTCAACATCGTTAGTTGGAGCTGGGCCAAGAAAAGCCAAATCAATATCACCATTTTTAACAGATTCAATTAATAAAGCATAAGACCCTTGACGTAAGTGATATGAAATATTCGGTTGATTCGCTTTAAAAGCTGAAATGACAGTTGGAAGTAAATGATTGGCCAGGCTCGTTGGATATCCTATTTTGATCGTCCCTTTTTCAGGATCTAAATACTCATCCACTTTTTCTTTTGCATAATCGATCGCTCTAATCGCTTTCTTCGTATGTTGTAAAAAGGTTTTTCCGATTGAAGTTAATTTAATGTTTCGACCTGATCGTTCAAATAATGTGACTCCTAATTCTCCTTCAAGTTTTGATATTTGCAAACTAATGGCCGACTGGGCAACATGAAGGTGTTCAGCCGCTTCAGTAAAGTGCTCACGTTCTGCCACTTCGATAAAATAACGCAATTGTCGTAGCTCCATTGATATCCTCTCCACCTATCTATATTGATTCGAGATTGTTTCTATCTAAATGATATATTGTTTATATCGATTTGAAAACCTAAAATAATACTATACAAAAAATCATTCGTGAAATAAACAAAAGGGGGAGAATATATGACATACAATCGTATACCGAAAGCGCAAGGTCTATATCGACCAGAGTTTGAACATGACGCGTGCGGAATTGGTTTATACGCTCATATTAAAGGAATAGCTACACATGATATTGTAAAAAAAGGTCTTGGTATGCTTTGTCAGTTAGACCATCGTGGAGGACAAGGAAGTGATCCATTAACGGGTGACGGTGCTGGATTGATGGTTCAAATTCCAGATGGATTTTTCAAAAAAGTATGTTCAGAGATGAACTTACCTGAAAAAGGTCGGTACGGAGTAGGGATGTTATTTTTCTCTAATGATGACAAAGAACGGATTGAAATCGAAAAACGTTTGAATGCTATTATTGAGGAAGAGGGACAGACGCTTTTAGGTTGGAGGACAGTTCCTGTCGATAAAACGAAACTTGGAGAAGGCGGTAAAGCAACCTGCCCGACAATCCGCCAAGTGTTTATCGGAGCAAGTAACGATGCCCAGAACAATTTAACGTTTGAACGGAAACTATATGTTATTCGGAAACAAGCAGAACGCTTTGCAAATGAACGTGAAGTACGGTTTTACTTTGCGAGTCTATCAAGCCAAACGATTGTTTACAAAGGTTTGTTAACTCCTGAACAAGTGGATGCTTTTTATTTAGACTTACAGGATAAGAATTTTGTGTCAGCTTTCGCTTTAGTTCATTCTCGTTTTAGTACAAATACATTCCCAAGCTGGGAAAGAGCGCATCCGAACAGATATCTTATTCATAATGGCGAAATCAATACACTTCAAGGGAATGTGAACTGGATGAAAGCTCGTGAGCAGCGGTTTATCTCAGAAGCATTTGGGGAAGATTTACCAAAAGTACTACCAATCTTAGATATAGATGGAAGTGACTCTTCTATTCTCGATAATGCATTAGAGTTTTTTGTGTTGGCTGGACGTAAACCAGCGCATGCTGCGATGATGTTAATTCCAGAGCCGTGGACAGAAAATCCTCATATGTCTAAAGAAAAGAAAGCATTTTATGAGTATCATAGCTGTCTTATGGAGCCGTGGGATGGACCAACTGCAATCTCGTTTACAGACGGAAAACAAATTGGAGCAATATTAGATCGTAATGGTCTTCGTCCCGCAAGATATTATGTGACAAAAGACGATTACATTATCTTCTCCTCTGAAGTCGGTGTCATAGATGTGGAACCGGAAAATGTTGTCTATAAAGATCGATTAAGTCCAGGAAAAATGCTTCTCATTGATTTAGAAGAAGGACGTATCATTTCGGATGAAGAAATTAAGTCTGAAATGGCGAATGCTGAACCGTATCAAAAATGGCTGGATGAGCAATTAGTTAAACTAGATGGTGAGGACAAACTGAATGAACAACCAGTCAATGACTTGTTCATTCGTCAAAAAGCATTCGGTTATACGTATGAAGATGTACAAAAATATTTGATTGCTCTTATAACTGAAGGTAAAGACCCAATTGGTTCAATGGGAAATGATAGTCCACTTGCAGTATTATCTGACCGTCCGCAATCATTGTTCAATTACTTTAAACAAACATTTGCCCAAGTAACGAATCCACCTATTGATTCGATCCGAGAGCAACTTGTAACAGCAACGGTTACTTATTTAGGAGCAGAAGGAAATATCCTTCATTCAAATCAAGAAAACTGTCAACGTATTCAATTAGATACACCTGTTTTAACAAATGGTCAACTTACACAACTAAGAAACACTAAAGACCAAAAGTTCAACAGTAGAACCATCGATACACTCTTTACAACGGATTTAGAGAGTGCGCTTGAGCGAGTTTTTGAAGAAGCGGAAAAAGCGATTCAAGATGGAGTTAGTCTATTAATCTTGTCTGACCGTCAAATGAATCAAGAAAAAGTAGCTATCCCTACATTATTAGTAGGAAGTGCTCTTCATCATTATCTCGTTCGTCAAGGGTTACGGACAAAAGTGAGTTTAATAGCTGAAACAGGAGAAGTAAGAGAAGTTCATCACTTTGCGGCATTAATTGGCTATGGGGTGGATGCGATTAATCCTTACCTCACTTTTGCTACTTACAAAAAAGCCATTGAAGAGGGTAGTTTATCGGTGAGCTACGAAGAAGCAGTGAACAAGTATGTAAAAGGTGTGACAGAAGGCGTCGTTAAAGTCATGTCTAAAATGGGAATTTCAACTGTTCAAAGTTACCGTGGTGCACAAATATTTGAAGCGGTTGGTATCGGTGCTGACGTAATTGACCGCTATTTTACAGGAACTGCATCGCAAATTGGTGGGGTAAACTTAGAAACAATTGCACAAGAAGCGGTCGTTCGTCATGAGAAAGCATACGCTGGTTCATTCGATGAAACGTTAGAATCAGGTAGTGATTTTCAATGGAGAAAAGACGGAGAATTTCACGCGTTTAATCCACACACGATCCATACGCTTCAGTGGGCGTGCCGTAAAGGTGATTATAATTTATATAAAAAGTACTCACAGATGGCGAATGAAGAAAGAATCGGGTTCCTTCGTAATTTATTTGCCTTTGATCCAACTCGAAAGACTTTACCGCTTGAAGAGGTAGAGTCAGTTGATTCAATTGTCCGTCGCTTCAAAACAGGTGCGATGTCATTTGGATCATTAAGTAAAGAAGCGCATGAAACGTTAGCAATTGCAATGAACCGTATTGGCGGAAAAAGTAATAGCGGTGAAGGTGGAGAAGATCCAAACCGTTACTCTCTAGATGAGAATGGAAATAATCGTCGAAGTGGGATCAAACAAATTGCATCAGGTCGCTTCGGTGTAAAAAGCCATTATTTAGTCAATGCAGATGAATTGCAAATTAAAATGGCACAAGGGGCCAAACCAGGAGAAGGTGGACAACTTCCAGGAAACAAAGTATACCCATGGGTTGCTGAAGTTCGAGGTTCAACGCCAGGTGTCGGATTAATTTCACCACCACCACATCATGATATTTACTCGATTGAAGATTTAGCTCAGTTAATTCATGATTTGAAGAATGCGAATCGTGATGCTCGTATTAGTGTGAAGCTGGTTTCAAAAGCTGGTGTCGGAACGATTGCAGCAGGTGTTGCTAAAGGTGCTGCAGACGTTATCGTTATAAGTGGTTATGACGGTGGAACAGGTGCGTCACCAAAAACAAGTATTAAACATACAGGGCTACCTTGGGAGCTAGGTCTTGCTGAAGCTCATCAAACCTTAATGCTGAATGGTTTGCGTGATCGTGTCGTCCTTGAAACTGACGGGAAATTAATGACAGGTAAAGATGTTGTTATGGCGGCGATCCTTGGCGCAGAAGAATATGCATTTGCAACGGCACCACTTGTGGTCTTAGGTTGTGTAATGATGCGTGCCTGTCACTTAGATACATGTCCAGTTGGTGTAGCAACGCAAAACCCTGAGCTTCGTGATAAATTTACAGGTGATCCAGATCATATTGTGAACTATATGCGTTTTGTCGCTGAAGAAGTTCGTGAATTAATGGCTGAACTTGGCTTCAGAACAATGGATGAAATGGTTGGACGTACTGATGTATTAGAAGTGAGTGGACGTGCAAAAGCACATTGGAAAGCGAAGCACTTAGATTTATCGACACTTTTATATCAACCAGAAGGTACTCGTATTCGCGAAAAGGCACAAAACCACAAAATTGATCAGTCATTAGATATTTTAGAAATCCTACCAGCTGTTCAATCAGCCATAGAAAATAACAAGCCAGTAGATGTTTCATTCCCAATTACAAACGTTCAACGTGTCGTTGGTACCATTGTCGGAAGTGAAATTTCAAAACGTTACGGTGAAGAAGGTTTAGCGGAGGATACAATTACACTACGCTTTACAGGTTCTGCTGGTCAAAGCTTTGGTGCGTTTGTACCACGCGGTATGACGCTTCACTTAACAGGTGATGTTAATGATTATATCGGGAAAGGCTTATCTGGTGGTAAGTTAATCGTAAAAGCGCCTAAACAATCTACTTTTAATACAGCTGAAAATGTTATTGCGGGGAATGTAGCATTCATTGGGGCAACGAGTGGGGAAGCGTATATTAACGGTCTTGCTGGAGAGCGATTTGCCGTTCGTAATAGTGGTGTACACGTTGTTGTTGAAGGCATCGGTGACCATGGTTGTGAATATATGACAGGTGGCCGTGTTGTGATCTTAGGTAATGTCGGTAAAAACTTTGGTGCAGGTATGTCAGGCGGGATCGCATACGTATTAGCAGATGACGCTAACGACTTTAAATCACTATGCAATCAAGAAATGATTGAATTTGAAACTTTATCGACTGAAGAAGATGTGAACGAAGTCCGTGAAATGATCTCGAAACATTTAGGATATACAGGAAGTAGTAAAGCGAATGCAATCCTAGAGAATTGGGATCAATATGTTGGGAAATTTGTAAAAGTTATTCCTAAAGACTATAAACGGATGATGAATAGCATTGAGAAACAAAAACAAGCAGGATTAACAGAGAATCAAGCGGTTATGTCGGCATTTCAAGCTAACGCTGCGCAAGAGAAAAAAGCAAAAGTATCTGTGAAAACATTAGAAGCAGTAGTTCAATAGGAAAGGAGAGGGAGACATGGGAAAAGCAACAGGATTTATGGAATATTCACGCCAAAAACCAAAAGAGAAAAATCCAGTCGCGCGATTAAGCGACTGGAAAGAGTATTCTTCAATTTTTTCTAATGATATGTTAAGTCAGCAAGGAGCGCGGTGCATGGATTGCGGCACTCCTTTCTGTCACATGGGAATGGAATTACAAGGAGTGACAACAGGTTGTCCGATCAACAACTTAATTCCTGAGTGGAATGATTTAGTTTACCGCGGAAGATGGAGAGAAGCATTAGAGCGTTTATTGATGACAAACAATTTCCCTGAATTTACAGGGAGAGTTTGTCCAGCTCCTTGTGAAGGCTCTTGTACAGTCGCGATTTCCGACCCAGCAGTTGCTATAAAAAGCATTGAGCGAACGATTATCGATAAAGGGTTTGAAAATGGGTGGATTTCCCCGCGCATTCCAGAAAAACGTACAGGTAAAAAGGTTGCGATTGTTGGTTCAGGTCCAGCTGGTTTAGCTGCAGCCGACATGTTGAATCAACAAGGACATTCAGTGACAGTCTACGAGCGTGCAGATCGTCCAGGTGGTTTACTCATGTACGGAATTCCGAATATGAAGCTTGAAAAAGAAGTCGTTGAACGTCGTATTCATTTATTAACTCAAGAAGGTATCGACTTCGTTACAAACACAGAAATCGGAAAAGATATTACTTCTGAAGAGCTTCGTGAACAGTTCGATTCTGTCATTCTTTGCACAGGAGCACAGAAACAACGTGATCTCGTCATTGAAGGAAGAGAATTAAATGGAATTCACTTTGCGATGGACTATTTAACGGACGTCACAAAAAGCTTACTAAATTCGAATTTAACAGATGGTAAATTCATCGATACGAAAGATAAAGATGTCATCGTGATCGGTGGTGGTGACACTGGTGCGGACTGTGTGGCGACTGCTCTTCGTCAAAATTGCCGCAGCGTTGTCCAATTTGGTAAACATCCTAGATTACCAGGAAAACGCACTTCCGATAATATGTGGCCTGCATATCCTAATGTATTTACTTTAGAATATGCGTATGAGGAGGCTGCAGCTAAATTCGGTGATGACCCACGTCAATATTCAATTCAAACGAAGAAAATCGTTGCCGATGTAAGTGGAAACGTAAAAGAGCTGCACACGATCCAAATGGAAAAACGAAAAGATGAAGACGGTAACTGTTTCTTTCAAGAAATTTCAGGTACAGAAAAAGTATGGCCAGCGCAACACGTATTCATTGCAATTGGATTTGAAGGAACGGAACAACCCTTATTAACACAACTTGGTATCGAAACGAAAAATAATAAAATTGCTGCTGCTTACGGTGATTATAAAACCAATGTTGATGGTGTCTTTGCTGCAGGCGATGCAAGAAGAGGTCAAAGTCTTATCGTTTGGGCGATTAACGAAGGTCGCGAAGTTGCAGCTGTAGTCAATCAATATTTAAACACAGCAGTTGCAAAGTAAATAATGGAGTCAAAACTATTTACTAAAACCAAAAAACTAGGAATCCTTACGTTTCCTAGTTTTTTGGTTTTTTCGTAGTAAGGTAGTATGATGGTAGTTTATCCCGCAACAACTGGCAGTAATACCCCCACTTCAAGACTTCGAGGAAGCAAAGAAGGATAAGTGGGGGATAAACTACCAGTAAAGACTAAATGAACACAGACTAAAGGCGCCACGTCCTGTGGCAACGTCTGTGTGACCCACATCGTGTGGGCCTCAACTAACCATCAGTGGGGGAAGAGGAAAAACCCTCACTGATGGAAGTTTCACTTTATATTTAGAAGATTTTATGGGTGGTTATTAAACTCAGCTGAGATTAATTTGGTCTGATTAGTTATGTAAGCACATCGGCGTTTACGTTTGTAAGGTTGTTAACTAGGAAATGGTATAATATTGTAATAGGGAAGCTTATTATTTTGAGAAATAGCAAAACGCCCATGTTACCTTTATCCAGCATACATAAGGAACTGTAAACATTAAGCTATTAAGATGTAAGCGATATAAAATATCAAAGAGCGTCTGGTCAGGACGCTCATCTAAAGGAGGAAATGAAGTTTGCACTACATTTACAAGGAGGTTGATTGATTAATTAATTAGCATTTAAACGCAGTACCTACAATAATAAGTAGGATGAATAATACAACGATTAACGCGAAGCCACAACCTGGAGAGTAAGCACCTGCAACTGGTCCATAACCATAGCCATGGCATCCATATCCACCGTAGTAACCCATAATAACACCACCTTCCTTATGCGGTTAATATATATTATGTAAAAGTTAAGTAGATGAAATAGACTTGTATGGAAAGTTAAAAAAATGGGTGTTTATTAGGGGGCAGTTAGACTGTTTCAAGAAAAATATCTGAGTTACAAAAAATTGAAGTTACTCAAAATGTTTATATAGGTAGTTTTGATTCATATTATTTTCTAAAGTTGGTGGATGATGAAGAATATTATATTTTTATTAATTGTAACAATTATGGCAGGATTTTTATTCTGGTTTTGTAATATGATGACTCCTCAGCCAGGTCAATCTTCTGGCAATGGGAATCTAGCTATTTTAGCAATCCCGATCTTATGTATATTATCCTTCTTCATAGTTTTTTTATTGATTCGAATTTTCCAAACTCTTTCTATGAAATTCATTCTGTTTCCAATGAGTATGGTAACCATTGTAATTTATTGGATTGCTGCACTATTTTACCAAAGAGGTTCATACATAAACTATCGAAATATATTAGTAGAAGAAAACTTAAAGGATCGTGGGTTCGTTGATTGGGAATATATTGATACAATTACAACCTTCATGTCAATTCACATTAATAACCAATTCTTTAATTTCAACACTTATTTTGTGTTTCTTTCATTTTGTATTTTTGTTACATTGACAATTGTACTAATCAAACGATTGACCGGATCTGGTGCTCAAAAGATTTTGTAAAACTACACTGCAAAATAGTTAGGGAAGTATGTTAAGGTTAAAGGTATGAATTGGTTGTAAATTGATACTAGAAAAATGTACTTTACTTACATGAATGAGGAGAACTTGTATCAACGACATATAGAAATTGGAGAAAGAGGGTTAGTATGGAAGAGAGAAAATTTCTAAGAATTATCAACATCATTCCTATCGTAATGACTTGGCTTATGTTCATAGGTTTTTTAATCTTTATTATTTGGAATGCGGATGCCTTAAGAGAAGTAAATATGCTTTCCATTTGGGTAGTCGGTCTTATCGGTGTATTTTTTGTCGCGTTATTTGGAAGTTACAAAATATGGCAATGGATACGGGTAGGGAAGTTGTGAACGAGCCCCCATTGTTACAAATCATTGATTGAAAATAAACAAAACGAGCTAGAAGGAAGGATTCCTTTTAGCTCGTTTTTCGTTGAAAATCTTATTTCTTATATTAATGTAAAGACTATGTTAAATAACTCCTTGTACGATCATTGCATCTGCTACTTTAACAAATCCAGCAATGTTCGCACCGACCACGAGGTTACCTGGAGTACCATATTCTTCTGCAGCTTTTATACTTTCTTGATAAATGTTTTTCATAATTTCATGAAGTTTTGCATCTACTTCTTCGAAAGTCCAAGAAAGTCTCATACTATTTTGTGCCATTTCAAGAGCTGAAACAGATACTCCGCCAGCATTGGCCGCTTTAGCAGGACCAAATAATACATCCGCTTCTAAGAAAATTTCGATAGCTTCTAATGTAGAAGGCATGTTTGCACCTTCACCAATAGCTTTAACCCCATTAGTGACTAAAAGTTTAGCGGACTGCTCATTGATTTCATTTTGTGTTGCACATGGTAATGCAATATCACAAGGAATGGACCAAATGCCATTACAACCTTCTAAGAAAACAGCATCAGGATGTTCGTTGACGTATTCACTAATTCTCTTATTTTCAACTTCTTTTAACCGTTTAATCGTATCCAAGTTAATTCCGTTTTTATCGTAAATATATCCACCGGAGTCACTACAAGCAACAACTTTGGCACCTAATTGCATCGCTTTTTCCATTGCATAGATTGAGACATTTCCTGACCCAGATACGGTTACGATACTATCTTTAAAGCTTGCACCTTTGTCTTTTAACATTTCTTCAACAAAGTAAACTGTACCGTATCCAGTTGCTTCTTTTCGAGCTAAGCTTCCGCCATAACCAATGCCTTTACCTGTTAATACCCCAGCTTCATAACCACCGCGTAATTTTTTATATTGACCAAACATGTAACCAATTTCTCTTGCGCCCACCCCGATATCACCTGCAGGGACGTCGACATCTGGACCGATATATTTACTAAGCTCGGTCATAAAGCTTTGAGTGAAACGCATGATCTCAGCGTCAGTTTTACCTTTAGGGTCAAAGTCTGATCCGCCTTTTCCACCACCAATTGGTTGGCCTGTTAAAGAGTTTTTAAAGATTTGTTCAAATCCTAAAAATTTAATGATACTAGCATTTACAGATGGGTGAAATCTTAATCCGCCTTTATATGGTCCGATTGCGCTGTTGTATTGAACGCGGAAACCACGATTTACGTGAACGTTACCTTGATCGTCAACCCATGGTACTCTAAAAGTAATTAGTCTTTCTGGTTCAACAATTCTTTCAAGGATTGCTTGTTTAATGTACTGAGGATTTTTAGATAAAACAGGAACTAAAGAATCAAATACTTCTTTTACCGCCTGTAGAAATTCATTTTCGTTCGGATTTCGTTTCTTAACTGTTTCATATACTTGATTTACATAATCTTGAACCTCTTGCGTATACGCTTGTTTCATTTTCTCCATCGTTTTCATATGCCCTTACCCCCAGGTTTCTATATAATTTGTCTATAAAAATTAAAAAGTTGGTATATTTTTAATTTTTTATTTCTTGGGCTTTTTTCTGTAATCTATTTTATAATTAAACAAACAATCTAAACAATATCAAAAATCGATATAGTTCATGCTTTTTTGAGATGAATAAAAACGAGGGATGTATAGTGGAAATCAGACAAATCAAATACTTTATGGAAGTCGCAAAGCGGGAACACGTAACAGAAGCAGCCGAGGTATTACATGTAGCGCAGTCTGCAGTTAGTCGACAAATTTTTAATTTAGAAAATGAATTAGGTGTCGATTTGTTTATAAGAGAAGGACGAAGAGTGAAACTGACACCCATCGGGAATATGTTTTTAGAACGAATGAAGCATGCGATGAATGTTATTGATGACGCAACACGAGAAGTAGCTGAGTATTTAGATCCCGAGAAAGGGACGATACGTATTGCGTTTCCGATTAGTCTTGCTGCTTATACATTACCAACGGCAATTTATGCTTTTCGAAAACAATTCCCTGATGCGAAATTTCAATTAAAACAAGCGCTTTATCGTGACTTAATTGACGGAGTTGTTAAAGGAAATTATAATATGGCACTTATTGGTCCTGTTCCAATGCAGGAGAAAAAAGTCAATAGCAAAATATTATTCACGGAAAATGTTGTGGCGCTTTTGCCAATGCATCATCCACTTGCGGATAGACGTTCTTTAAAGCTAATTGAATTAAAAGACGACCCGTTTGTATTACTTCCAGAAGGGTTTGTATTTCGAGACATTGTAGTAAATGCTTGTTCTGCATTAGGGTTTCAGCCGAATGTTGCTTTTGAAGGTGATGATATAGATGCATTAAAAGGCCTAGTTTCAGCAGGACTAGGGGTAACACTTATG
This window encodes:
- a CDS encoding acyl-CoA thioesterase; the protein is MTHSEYEVVVETKHSHLNNVELLGYMDEARFDWYMYCISLGVEALVVHMSTDFKKEVFNHDKILIRTWIERVGNTSIALQQKVVSEQNAHIASAQVILATVDRQTRQKVTVPQEVRDLLVQQGVLDLNLLKLNSSFSS
- a CDS encoding alpha/beta fold hydrolase, with translation MKKTTIYKTAIGKKRILDSYEDYLKTLPVDFDRCYVQTRFGTTHTLITGPTDGKPVFIFQGGNCINPMTLSWFADIWKSYRIYAPDTIGHPGYSDETRISASDNSFALWISDLMEEFKIQKSAFIGPSYGAGIILRLATFLPEKSSLFNISGMRVL
- a CDS encoding LysR family transcriptional regulator, yielding MELRQLRYFIEVAEREHFTEAAEHLHVAQSAISLQISKLEGELGVTLFERSGRNIKLTSIGKTFLQHTKKAIRAIDYAKEKVDEYLDPEKGTIKIGYPTSLANHLLPTVISAFKANQPNISYHLRQGSYALLIESVKNGDIDLAFLGPAPTNDVEISSDILFSESISLIVPANHRLADQKNVHLSDLRSDNFVLYPKGYILHDIAIDACKRAGFTPTITAEGEDMDAIKGLVSAGIGVSLLPDGTFYDRESRLTVKISISSPEVKRTVGIITPKNRDLAPTEKVFYEFVKQFFSRLDKFQ
- the gltB gene encoding glutamate synthase large subunit; the protein is MTYNRIPKAQGLYRPEFEHDACGIGLYAHIKGIATHDIVKKGLGMLCQLDHRGGQGSDPLTGDGAGLMVQIPDGFFKKVCSEMNLPEKGRYGVGMLFFSNDDKERIEIEKRLNAIIEEEGQTLLGWRTVPVDKTKLGEGGKATCPTIRQVFIGASNDAQNNLTFERKLYVIRKQAERFANEREVRFYFASLSSQTIVYKGLLTPEQVDAFYLDLQDKNFVSAFALVHSRFSTNTFPSWERAHPNRYLIHNGEINTLQGNVNWMKAREQRFISEAFGEDLPKVLPILDIDGSDSSILDNALEFFVLAGRKPAHAAMMLIPEPWTENPHMSKEKKAFYEYHSCLMEPWDGPTAISFTDGKQIGAILDRNGLRPARYYVTKDDYIIFSSEVGVIDVEPENVVYKDRLSPGKMLLIDLEEGRIISDEEIKSEMANAEPYQKWLDEQLVKLDGEDKLNEQPVNDLFIRQKAFGYTYEDVQKYLIALITEGKDPIGSMGNDSPLAVLSDRPQSLFNYFKQTFAQVTNPPIDSIREQLVTATVTYLGAEGNILHSNQENCQRIQLDTPVLTNGQLTQLRNTKDQKFNSRTIDTLFTTDLESALERVFEEAEKAIQDGVSLLILSDRQMNQEKVAIPTLLVGSALHHYLVRQGLRTKVSLIAETGEVREVHHFAALIGYGVDAINPYLTFATYKKAIEEGSLSVSYEEAVNKYVKGVTEGVVKVMSKMGISTVQSYRGAQIFEAVGIGADVIDRYFTGTASQIGGVNLETIAQEAVVRHEKAYAGSFDETLESGSDFQWRKDGEFHAFNPHTIHTLQWACRKGDYNLYKKYSQMANEERIGFLRNLFAFDPTRKTLPLEEVESVDSIVRRFKTGAMSFGSLSKEAHETLAIAMNRIGGKSNSGEGGEDPNRYSLDENGNNRRSGIKQIASGRFGVKSHYLVNADELQIKMAQGAKPGEGGQLPGNKVYPWVAEVRGSTPGVGLISPPPHHDIYSIEDLAQLIHDLKNANRDARISVKLVSKAGVGTIAAGVAKGAADVIVISGYDGGTGASPKTSIKHTGLPWELGLAEAHQTLMLNGLRDRVVLETDGKLMTGKDVVMAAILGAEEYAFATAPLVVLGCVMMRACHLDTCPVGVATQNPELRDKFTGDPDHIVNYMRFVAEEVRELMAELGFRTMDEMVGRTDVLEVSGRAKAHWKAKHLDLSTLLYQPEGTRIREKAQNHKIDQSLDILEILPAVQSAIENNKPVDVSFPITNVQRVVGTIVGSEISKRYGEEGLAEDTITLRFTGSAGQSFGAFVPRGMTLHLTGDVNDYIGKGLSGGKLIVKAPKQSTFNTAENVIAGNVAFIGATSGEAYINGLAGERFAVRNSGVHVVVEGIGDHGCEYMTGGRVVILGNVGKNFGAGMSGGIAYVLADDANDFKSLCNQEMIEFETLSTEEDVNEVREMISKHLGYTGSSKANAILENWDQYVGKFVKVIPKDYKRMMNSIEKQKQAGLTENQAVMSAFQANAAQEKKAKVSVKTLEAVVQ